The genome window GCGGATGATGTCTCCGATAATTGGAATGGCCGGAGTCGAAAGTCCGATGGCGTCAACTCGGGCCGTTGGATAGTAGTAGCCGGACGCCAGCACGAGGCCACTGACCATTTCGGGATGTCGCTGCGCCAGCGCGACGGCCACCGAACAGCCCCAGGAGTGGCCCATGACCGTTGCATGGTCGATGCCGATCCGCCTGAGCGCCGCGTGGATCAGATCGGCCTGTGCCTCCGCACTGACGAACCGTCCCGCCGAGCGGTCGCTGTGGCCGTAGCCCGGCCGGTCGAAGGCGATCACGCGGTACCGGCGCGCCGCCATGTTGATCAGACCGCTCGACAGGAAATCCTGGATCATGCTGCCGTTGCCGTGCAGCAGGACGAGTGCGTGCCCTTGTCCCCGGTCCAGATAATGCAGCCTGGTGCCGTTGACATTGACGAACCGTCCGAGCGGCGGGTTATCGCGCTCGGCCTTGCGGGCAAGACTGTGGTTGACCACCGCCATCAGGGCCAGCGCGCCCACTGTGGCGCCGACGGCTGTCCCGTACTGGCGTGACCGTTGCCTGGATGGCGGCGTCGGTTTCCTTTGTCTGAAGCCGGTCACGAATTTTACCCGTCCTGTTGTGTCCCCTTCATCTGCGGGCCAACCGCCGCCGGGTCCGCTTGTTCCATTCCTCGTGCGTTTATGCTGCCGCGAGCGCTCGATCCACGAAGTCGAGCCGGTCCTGGCCCCAGAACAAATCGCCGTTGACGATATAGGTGGGCGAACCGAAAACGTCGCGGTCAATGGCCTCCTGTGTGAACGCATCGAAGCGGT of Fodinicurvata sp. EGI_FJ10296 contains these proteins:
- a CDS encoding alpha/beta hydrolase; the protein is MTGFRQRKPTPPSRQRSRQYGTAVGATVGALALMAVVNHSLARKAERDNPPLGRFVNVNGTRLHYLDRGQGHALVLLHGNGSMIQDFLSSGLINMAARRYRVIAFDRPGYGHSDRSAGRFVSAEAQADLIHAALRRIGIDHATVMGHSWGCSVAVALAQRHPEMVSGLVLASGYYYPTARVDAIGLSTPAIPIIGDIIRYTLAPILGRLIWPMLLRKIFGPAPVPAKFALFPKEMALRPSQLTASAAEAALLIPQAVGGRDGYGRLNLPVVIIAGDDDRLIDPRVHSARLHEDVPGSKFYRVPGVGHMIHQSATDAVMTAIDDAAGHSVS